The Pirellulimonas nuda genome includes a region encoding these proteins:
- a CDS encoding sigma-70 family RNA polymerase sigma factor produces the protein MTQPTFDVNASLDHLVELAREQGCLYYHQLFPLLPDEIYGTERIDAVLAAIEQLGVEVREHPQFPTRREFEEPVLETAVDRSHLLHETLPKSGSDPIRMYLSQMAEIPLLTRDEEISLAKKIELTRKRFRRNLLRSFYALEATVATLDRVNSGELPFDRTIKVSLTELLTKEQVSGRMPANLVTLRTLMAAQRQDFATLTSKSAEEEAKQAARKRYLRRRNKMLVLVEELSLRTKRVWPLIGELEKISGRMTHLQQELRELKKTGASEGHIASVRGALRKLMQQTLESPASLARRVSELKQQYRAFDNTKRDLCSGNLRLVVSIAKKYRNRGLSFLDLIQEGNTGLMRAVDKYEYRRGFKFSTYATWWIRQAITRAIADQARTIRIPVHMIDVLTKLRNTAKRLQQELGREPTTEETALASGVSLEETERVMDIGRSPVSLDRPIGDGDDCCFGEFVEDHGAESPHKLANNSLLRERIEELLKTLTFREREIIRLRYGLVDGYSYTLEEVGRIFKVTRERVRQIEAKAVAKLQSPVRSQMLACFVPEEPLVAAA, from the coding sequence ATGACCCAGCCGACATTCGACGTTAACGCTTCCCTCGATCACCTGGTGGAGCTCGCCCGCGAGCAGGGCTGCCTCTACTACCACCAGCTCTTCCCGCTGCTGCCGGACGAGATCTACGGGACCGAGCGGATCGACGCGGTGCTCGCCGCCATCGAGCAACTGGGAGTCGAGGTGCGGGAGCACCCGCAGTTCCCCACACGGCGTGAGTTCGAAGAGCCCGTGCTCGAGACCGCCGTCGATCGGTCGCACCTGCTGCACGAGACCCTGCCGAAGTCGGGCAGCGACCCCATCCGCATGTACCTGTCTCAGATGGCGGAGATCCCGCTGCTGACGCGGGACGAAGAGATCTCGCTGGCCAAGAAGATCGAGCTCACCCGCAAGCGGTTCCGCCGCAACCTGCTCCGCTCGTTCTACGCCCTGGAGGCGACCGTCGCCACGCTCGACCGCGTCAACTCGGGCGAGCTCCCCTTCGACCGCACCATCAAGGTCTCGCTCACCGAGCTGCTGACCAAGGAGCAGGTCTCCGGCCGGATGCCCGCCAACCTGGTGACGCTCCGCACGCTGATGGCGGCGCAGCGGCAAGACTTCGCCACGCTGACCAGCAAGAGCGCGGAAGAAGAAGCGAAGCAGGCCGCGCGGAAGCGGTACCTGCGTCGTCGCAACAAGATGCTGGTGCTGGTCGAAGAGCTCAGCCTCCGCACCAAGCGGGTCTGGCCGCTCATCGGCGAGCTCGAGAAGATCTCCGGCCGGATGACGCACCTGCAGCAAGAGCTGCGCGAGCTGAAGAAGACCGGAGCCTCCGAGGGGCACATCGCCTCGGTCCGGGGCGCGCTGCGGAAGCTGATGCAGCAGACGCTCGAATCGCCGGCCAGCCTGGCCCGGCGCGTTTCGGAGCTGAAGCAGCAGTACCGCGCGTTCGACAACACCAAGCGCGACCTGTGCAGCGGCAACCTCCGTCTGGTGGTGTCCATCGCCAAGAAGTACCGCAACCGCGGGCTGAGCTTCTTGGACCTGATCCAGGAAGGCAACACCGGGCTGATGCGGGCGGTAGACAAGTACGAGTACCGCCGCGGCTTCAAGTTCAGCACCTACGCCACGTGGTGGATCCGCCAGGCCATCACCCGCGCCATCGCGGACCAGGCCCGCACCATCCGTATCCCGGTGCACATGATCGACGTGCTCACCAAGCTGCGGAACACGGCCAAGCGATTGCAGCAAGAACTCGGCCGTGAGCCGACGACCGAAGAAACCGCCCTGGCCTCTGGCGTGAGCCTGGAAGAGACCGAGCGCGTGATGGACATCGGCCGCAGCCCGGTGAGCCTCGACCGCCCGATCGGCGACGGCGACGACTGCTGCTTCGGCGAGTTTGTCGAGGACCACGGCGCCGAGAGCCCCCACAAGCTGGCCAACAACAGCCTGCTGCGGGAGCGGATCGAGGAGCTGCTCAAGACGCTCACCTTCCGCGAGCGGGAGATCATCCGCCTGCGGTACGGCCTGGTGGACGGCTACAGCTACACGCTGGAAGAAGTGGGCCGGATCTTCAAGGTCACCCGCGAACGCGTCCGTCAGATCGAGGCCAAGGCGGTCGCCAAGCTGCAGAGCCCCGTCCGCAGCCAGATGCTGGCCTGCTTCGTCCCGGAAGAGCCGCTGGTCGCGGCGGCCTAG
- a CDS encoding zinc ribbon domain-containing protein, with amino-acid sequence MAQATQTLRELHSILTQLAELRGRLERGPRQIRAREGAVVQLQTALEAAKELVKQARLSADRKQLDLETSEQRIAGWRVNLNACSSNKEYQTLTEQIAAAEMAGSVLGDEILETLERIDDLSARVAEAEQHLATGRRELEKTTTEVESAADGLRQEIARLEAELSTVQKRLPGDFKAEYARIVGARGDEGLAASEEGVCTGCGQQITANQQNNLSLEKPVLCGGCGCMLYLGD; translated from the coding sequence ATGGCGCAGGCGACCCAAACGCTCCGCGAGCTTCACAGCATCCTGACGCAGCTAGCCGAGCTGCGCGGTCGGCTCGAGCGAGGCCCCCGGCAGATCCGGGCTCGTGAAGGGGCCGTGGTTCAGTTGCAGACGGCGCTCGAAGCGGCCAAGGAGCTGGTCAAGCAGGCCCGCCTGTCCGCGGACCGCAAGCAGCTCGACCTGGAGACCTCCGAGCAGCGCATCGCCGGCTGGCGGGTCAACCTGAACGCGTGCAGCAGCAACAAAGAGTATCAGACGCTCACGGAGCAGATCGCCGCGGCAGAAATGGCCGGCAGCGTGCTGGGGGACGAGATCCTCGAGACGCTCGAACGGATCGACGACCTCAGCGCACGGGTCGCCGAGGCCGAACAGCACCTTGCGACGGGCAGACGCGAGCTGGAGAAGACGACCACCGAGGTGGAATCCGCCGCAGACGGGCTGCGCCAAGAGATCGCCCGCCTAGAAGCAGAGCTGAGCACGGTCCAGAAGCGGCTGCCGGGAGATTTTAAGGCGGAGTACGCACGCATTGTTGGGGCCCGGGGCGACGAGGGGCTAGCCGCGTCCGAGGAGGGGGTCTGCACCGGCTGCGGCCAGCAGATCACCGCCAACCAGCAGAACAACCTCTCGCTGGAGAAGCCGGTCCTGTGCGGCGGCTGCGGCTGCATGCTCTACCTGGGTGATTGA
- the greA gene encoding transcription elongation factor GreA, whose product MDMIPMTRTGYDKLRAELAELEDEKMPEVTKRIAEARAEGDLKENAEYHGARESQGMLQAKINELRMKLSKASIVDRSKLPKDEVVFGCTVKVKDLDFGDTEEFILVGAGEEDADEGRINVTSPLAQGLIGKKKGEKVDVEVPAGVSRFEILDIRFED is encoded by the coding sequence ATGGACATGATCCCGATGACCCGCACGGGTTACGACAAGCTCCGCGCAGAGCTGGCCGAGCTCGAAGACGAGAAGATGCCGGAAGTCACCAAGCGGATCGCCGAGGCCCGGGCCGAGGGGGACCTCAAGGAGAACGCCGAGTACCACGGCGCCCGCGAGAGCCAGGGGATGCTGCAGGCGAAGATCAACGAGCTGCGGATGAAGCTCTCCAAGGCGAGCATCGTCGACCGATCAAAGCTCCCCAAGGACGAGGTGGTGTTCGGCTGCACCGTCAAGGTGAAGGACCTCGACTTCGGCGACACCGAGGAGTTCATCCTGGTGGGCGCCGGCGAAGAGGACGCGGACGAGGGCCGCATCAACGTCACCAGCCCGCTGGCCCAGGGCCTAATCGGCAAGAAGAAGGGAGAGAAGGTGGACGTCGAGGTGCCGGCCGGCGTGTCTCGGTTCGAGATCTTGGATATCCGCTTCGAAGACTGA
- a CDS encoding efflux RND transporter permease subunit gives MKLSEQAIDHPRTVLVCTILVLLLAIFSAVLTPVQLAPAITKAVVLVAIPYPDSLPTESENEIARKVEDALGELQSVDFIASTSLRGSSITQVVFLDGVDPDEAERKVKDLIDRVRNEFPVGREVQPNVKKIDFENAPLMLVNMTPRTAMDDRELKKIAEDVQEQLEKIDGVANTQLFGGKEREIQVNVNPDMMIQYGVSLQQLRQALVDFHAEVPAGEFTTGSFDRRVQNETKLRGVDDIREAIVSSEGGRVIRVADVAEVTDAFRKTLNHARFDGKDGALLIINKESGINTLGAARDLNRAVEALRGQFPGLEFQTTRDASKEIWVMFRVLGSSALFGAMLVLVILAWSMGLRISVLVLLAIPFSLAVALVFLYFAGIPVSNMVVFSFILVLGMVVDGAIIVAENIHRHIERGEEPIDAAKIGIQEVGLPVIAADLTTIAAFLPMIMVPGIMGDFMGVMPRVVSVALLGSVLVDHFILPTLAARWYRRRTPEADDTSAYFHAQPGPEGAAPTQLRVRPKLDPFTRGYARVLKFALNNRTYVIAWGFLAMCGAFLLIGKLGFKFFPSSDRGQFTVSYELPLGYSIEETLAASQVIIDPLRKWDKTGALLHYVTSVGTSGGLSMRVDEDAATGPEFGQVQVEMTPPMDREVQMEEVIRYLRDNIRPLPGMKVSIDIVEEGPPGGSDVAIRLTGDNLEQLGRLGKQITQDLAALPGTVDAATDYRPDSPSLVIEPRPEVVGLFGLTEMQIAQAVQTAIAGDNRIQITLDDEDVDIRIQLAAEYQQSPADLERLMVRAADGKRATIGQLAELRRDFGVYSVNRYDRDRAVMARCDVLDPITPSDIFKQVAGDVLPSLGFVPADDSEIAIEGYAKKFVGAPTTPAEGIKAEFTGENDERDKNFGYLLRSMVLGVVLIAGILVWQFNSFRQSVIVMTSVPLSFIGVVIGMWAAGFPFSLASFIGLVSLTGIVVNDAIVLVDFTNQARRQRGLSVRDALMEAGVNRLRPVLLTTVTTIGGLLPLLLNISGGAEFWQPLTGAVVYGLAFATVLTLVYIPACYSFAYRPLEKDEYVLIPVVIFPCVGLLLWIVYQQSSAAAGLGVVGMLGGLIALSSAAILLTSKDPKEREAVHAMMSTHPL, from the coding sequence ATGAAGCTCAGCGAACAAGCCATCGACCACCCCCGCACGGTGCTGGTCTGCACGATCTTGGTGCTGCTGCTGGCGATCTTCTCGGCCGTGCTGACCCCGGTGCAGCTCGCCCCGGCGATCACCAAGGCGGTGGTGCTGGTCGCCATCCCGTACCCCGACTCGCTCCCGACCGAGAGCGAGAACGAGATCGCCCGCAAGGTGGAAGACGCCCTCGGCGAGCTCCAGAGCGTCGACTTCATCGCGTCGACCAGCCTCCGCGGCTCGTCGATCACGCAGGTTGTCTTCTTGGACGGCGTCGACCCCGACGAAGCGGAACGCAAGGTCAAGGACCTGATCGACCGGGTGCGCAACGAGTTCCCGGTCGGGCGCGAGGTGCAGCCCAACGTTAAGAAGATCGACTTCGAGAACGCGCCGCTGATGCTGGTGAACATGACGCCGCGCACGGCGATGGACGACCGAGAGCTGAAGAAGATCGCCGAGGACGTGCAGGAGCAGCTCGAGAAGATCGACGGCGTGGCCAACACGCAGCTCTTTGGGGGCAAGGAACGCGAGATCCAGGTCAATGTGAACCCGGACATGATGATCCAGTACGGCGTGAGCCTGCAGCAGCTCCGCCAGGCGCTGGTCGACTTCCACGCCGAGGTCCCCGCGGGCGAGTTCACCACCGGTTCGTTCGACCGCCGCGTGCAGAACGAGACCAAGCTGCGCGGCGTCGACGACATCCGCGAGGCGATCGTCAGCAGCGAGGGGGGGCGGGTGATCCGCGTCGCCGATGTCGCCGAAGTGACCGACGCGTTCCGCAAGACGCTCAACCACGCCCGCTTCGACGGCAAAGACGGCGCCCTGCTGATCATCAATAAAGAGTCCGGCATCAACACGCTGGGGGCCGCGCGGGACCTGAACCGGGCGGTCGAGGCGCTGCGTGGCCAGTTCCCGGGGCTCGAGTTCCAAACCACCCGCGACGCGTCGAAAGAGATCTGGGTGATGTTCCGGGTGCTCGGCTCCAGCGCCCTGTTCGGCGCCATGCTGGTGCTGGTGATCTTGGCCTGGAGCATGGGGCTGCGGATCAGCGTGCTGGTGCTGCTGGCGATCCCGTTCAGCCTGGCGGTGGCGCTGGTGTTCTTGTACTTCGCCGGCATCCCCGTATCAAACATGGTGGTGTTCAGCTTCATCCTGGTGCTGGGGATGGTGGTGGACGGCGCGATCATCGTGGCGGAGAACATCCACCGCCACATCGAGCGCGGCGAGGAGCCCATCGACGCCGCCAAGATCGGCATCCAGGAGGTGGGGCTGCCGGTGATCGCGGCCGACCTGACCACTATCGCGGCGTTCCTGCCGATGATCATGGTCCCCGGCATCATGGGCGACTTCATGGGGGTCATGCCGCGCGTGGTGAGCGTGGCGCTGCTGGGCTCGGTGCTGGTAGACCACTTCATCCTGCCCACCCTCGCGGCGCGCTGGTACCGCCGGCGTACACCCGAGGCGGACGACACCTCCGCGTACTTCCACGCCCAACCCGGTCCTGAGGGCGCGGCGCCGACTCAGTTGCGTGTCAGGCCGAAGCTCGATCCGTTCACGCGCGGGTACGCACGCGTGCTGAAGTTCGCGCTCAACAACCGCACCTACGTGATCGCGTGGGGTTTCCTGGCGATGTGCGGCGCGTTCTTGTTGATCGGAAAGCTGGGGTTCAAGTTCTTCCCGTCCAGCGACCGCGGCCAGTTCACCGTCAGCTACGAACTCCCGCTGGGGTACAGCATCGAAGAGACGCTGGCCGCGTCGCAGGTAATCATCGATCCGCTGCGCAAGTGGGACAAGACGGGGGCGTTGCTGCACTACGTAACCTCGGTCGGCACCTCGGGGGGGCTGTCGATGCGGGTCGACGAGGACGCGGCGACCGGCCCGGAGTTCGGCCAGGTGCAGGTCGAGATGACCCCCCCGATGGACCGCGAGGTGCAGATGGAGGAGGTGATCCGCTACCTCCGAGACAACATCCGACCGCTGCCGGGCATGAAGGTGTCGATCGATATCGTCGAAGAAGGGCCGCCGGGGGGCTCGGACGTAGCGATCCGCCTCACCGGCGACAATCTCGAGCAGCTAGGCCGGTTGGGGAAGCAGATCACCCAGGACCTCGCGGCCCTGCCCGGGACCGTCGACGCCGCCACCGACTACCGCCCCGACAGCCCCTCGCTGGTGATCGAGCCGCGCCCCGAAGTGGTGGGCCTGTTCGGCCTGACCGAGATGCAGATCGCCCAGGCGGTGCAAACGGCGATCGCGGGCGACAACCGGATCCAGATCACGCTGGACGACGAGGACGTCGACATCCGCATCCAGCTCGCAGCGGAGTACCAGCAGAGCCCCGCCGACCTCGAGCGTTTGATGGTCCGCGCCGCGGACGGCAAGCGGGCGACCATCGGCCAGCTCGCCGAACTGCGGCGCGACTTCGGCGTCTATAGCGTGAACCGCTACGACCGCGACCGCGCCGTGATGGCCCGCTGTGACGTGCTCGACCCGATCACCCCGTCGGACATCTTCAAGCAGGTCGCGGGAGACGTCTTGCCGTCGCTGGGGTTTGTGCCGGCCGACGACAGCGAGATCGCGATCGAGGGCTACGCAAAGAAGTTTGTCGGCGCGCCCACGACCCCGGCCGAAGGGATCAAGGCGGAGTTTACCGGCGAGAACGACGAGCGCGACAAGAACTTCGGCTACCTGCTCCGCAGCATGGTGCTGGGGGTCGTGCTGATCGCCGGCATCTTGGTCTGGCAGTTCAACAGCTTCCGGCAGAGCGTGATTGTCATGACCAGCGTGCCGCTGTCGTTCATCGGCGTCGTGATCGGGATGTGGGCGGCCGGCTTCCCATTCAGCCTGGCGAGCTTCATCGGGCTGGTGAGCCTGACCGGCATCGTGGTGAACGACGCGATCGTGCTGGTGGACTTCACCAACCAAGCCCGCCGCCAGCGGGGCCTCTCGGTCCGCGACGCGTTGATGGAGGCGGGCGTGAACCGCCTCCGGCCGGTGCTGCTGACCACCGTCACCACCATCGGCGGCCTGCTGCCGCTGCTGCTGAACATCTCCGGCGGCGCCGAGTTCTGGCAGCCGCTGACCGGCGCGGTGGTGTACGGATTGGCTTTCGCGACGGTGCTGACGCTGGTCTACATCCCGGCCTGCTACAGCTTCGCCTACCGGCCGCTCGAGAAAGACGAGTACGTGTTGATCCCCGTGGTGATCTTCCCGTGTGTGGGGCTGCTGCTGTGGATCGTCTACCAGCAGTCGAGCGCCGCGGCGGGCCTGGGCGTCGTGGGGATGCTGGGGGGGCTGATCGCGTTGTCGAGCGCCGCGATCCTGCTCACCTCGAAGGACCCGAAAGAACGCGAGGCGGTGCACGCGATGATGAGCACGCACCCATTGTGA
- a CDS encoding efflux RND transporter periplasmic adaptor subunit, translating to MKKALRRLAKYSVLTAITVAAIFVMWWSSKKDDSAAARMRDQLAAPAPAIAKAKPRVAVRSVEPGLCELTVTFSGKIRPWETYTLGFEVGGRVQQLGVNQAGEMLDVGDRVVAGQVLARLDDRVYIARRGEAVAQFEQATSDLRRARQLYEGRSGALTEAEFQEVLTQMALAKSQQEVAVKNLEDSVLVSPVDGTIADRMAVPGESVGPNEAVFEIVQNDDVLLVVDVPESRVRELQARMRVTRQQDADAPFRAYVQLEGRDMFGQKWPAIEAEVYRIAQVADERTGLFEVEIRIPNSERLLRPGMVATARIVTDEVLGYRVPESAVIFRGRDAHLFTLRDTSLPVRVMFWDIAETEAPRAQRVELKQWVDLGNEVVIPSTAASLERVVVRGQQRLSDGELVRVVNDPGEPPAPAGGGSVAEKPDAPEKTSARNALRQAQ from the coding sequence ATGAAGAAAGCGCTCCGCAGGCTCGCCAAGTACTCGGTTCTGACGGCGATCACCGTGGCGGCGATCTTCGTCATGTGGTGGTCGAGCAAGAAAGACGACTCCGCCGCGGCCCGGATGCGCGACCAGCTCGCCGCCCCCGCCCCCGCCATCGCCAAGGCGAAGCCCCGCGTAGCCGTGCGTTCGGTTGAGCCCGGCCTCTGCGAGCTCACGGTGACCTTTAGCGGCAAGATCCGCCCCTGGGAGACCTACACGCTGGGCTTCGAGGTCGGCGGGCGGGTCCAGCAGTTGGGGGTCAACCAGGCCGGCGAGATGCTCGACGTGGGCGATCGGGTCGTCGCCGGTCAGGTGCTGGCGCGGCTCGACGACCGGGTGTACATCGCCCGCCGCGGCGAGGCGGTCGCTCAGTTCGAGCAGGCGACCTCCGACCTCCGCCGCGCCCGCCAGCTCTACGAGGGCCGCTCGGGCGCGCTGACCGAGGCCGAGTTCCAAGAGGTGCTCACGCAGATGGCCCTGGCCAAGAGCCAGCAGGAGGTGGCCGTCAAGAACCTAGAAGACTCCGTGCTGGTGTCGCCGGTCGACGGCACGATCGCCGACCGGATGGCGGTCCCCGGCGAGTCGGTCGGGCCGAACGAGGCGGTCTTCGAGATCGTGCAGAACGACGATGTCTTGCTGGTGGTCGACGTTCCCGAGTCGCGCGTGCGCGAGCTCCAGGCGCGGATGCGAGTCACCCGGCAGCAGGACGCGGACGCCCCGTTCCGCGCTTACGTGCAGCTCGAGGGCCGCGACATGTTCGGCCAGAAGTGGCCGGCGATCGAGGCGGAGGTCTACCGCATCGCTCAGGTGGCCGACGAGCGCACCGGTCTGTTTGAAGTCGAGATCCGGATCCCGAACTCCGAGCGTCTGCTGCGGCCCGGGATGGTCGCCACCGCGCGGATCGTCACCGACGAGGTGCTGGGCTACCGCGTGCCGGAATCGGCCGTCATCTTCCGGGGCCGCGACGCCCACCTGTTCACGCTCCGCGACACGTCGCTCCCGGTTCGGGTGATGTTCTGGGACATCGCCGAGACCGAGGCGCCACGCGCCCAGCGGGTCGAGCTGAAGCAGTGGGTCGACCTGGGCAACGAGGTCGTCATCCCGTCAACCGCCGCGTCGCTTGAGCGGGTCGTGGTGCGCGGCCAGCAACGCCTCTCCGACGGCGAGCTGGTGCGCGTCGTCAACGACCCGGGCGAGCCGCCGGCGCCAGCCGGTGGAGGTTCGGTAGCAGAGAAGCCCGACGCCCCAGAAAAGACCTCCGCCCGCAACGCCTTGCGACAGGCTCAGTAA
- a CDS encoding DUF167 domain-containing protein, whose product MTQPADTPPNGLEVALEPHAEGVVLPVLARASGRANQFAGVHDGRLRVIVTVAPERGKANAAVVAVVADRLGLRPAEVSVLAGHTNPRKKLLIRGANVAELAGLLRREAGAG is encoded by the coding sequence GTGACCCAGCCTGCTGACACCCCGCCGAACGGTCTCGAGGTAGCCCTGGAGCCGCACGCCGAAGGGGTGGTGTTGCCGGTGCTCGCCCGCGCCTCGGGGCGCGCCAATCAGTTTGCCGGGGTCCACGACGGAAGACTGCGGGTGATCGTCACCGTGGCGCCTGAGCGCGGCAAAGCAAACGCCGCGGTGGTCGCGGTCGTCGCCGATCGCTTGGGGCTCCGGCCCGCGGAGGTCAGTGTCTTGGCTGGGCACACCAACCCCCGCAAGAAGCTGCTGATCCGCGGCGCCAATGTCGCGGAACTCGCCGGCCTGCTGCGCCGCGAAGCCGGGGCTGGGTGA
- a CDS encoding ABC transporter permease: MDTSTLQLWITPLWIVAAGVTLGVAVLALLWGLAALVSRKAGAWITSWVTDGPLAWVSAVAGVWVTLFLIGLPVMPVREVASSMARIGSVGERTETVPLEPRTEDEVYALQNPFVAAEVKRYEFQSDQDLRVAVEKGVAYDSPVVLVQGDEPYVWTPASKRARGFEGAVDTLYITNESDLPAELTISLTTELRTPEARDVLWAAGAVITFYLSYLLIASLLRGTGIVALATAKEAMGQPLYLLLLIVGAVAMVAFVYIPYNTFGEDVKMLKDSGRSLIMVFGIVFALWTASVSVADEIEGKTALTLLSKPISRRQFILGKFLGIVWPVVVMFVILGGFLMAAVSYKVVYDSRESSNPTPNWQECNTEMIRTVPVLTLALMETIVLASISLAISTRLPMLPNLIIVGTIYVLGHLTPLVAQSSVGKNEFVSFFGRLSAVVLPVLDHFNVEAATVGARSVPLDYLLWAGVYCLLFVTIAMLVALTLFEDRDLA, encoded by the coding sequence ATGGACACCTCGACCCTTCAACTCTGGATCACGCCGCTCTGGATCGTCGCCGCCGGGGTGACGCTGGGCGTGGCGGTGCTGGCGCTGCTGTGGGGGCTCGCGGCCCTGGTCTCGCGCAAGGCGGGGGCGTGGATCACCTCGTGGGTCACCGATGGGCCCCTGGCCTGGGTGTCGGCCGTGGCCGGGGTATGGGTGACGCTGTTCCTCATCGGCCTGCCGGTGATGCCGGTGCGGGAGGTGGCTTCCTCGATGGCCCGGATCGGGAGCGTCGGCGAGCGCACCGAAACGGTCCCGCTGGAGCCCCGCACCGAAGACGAGGTCTACGCGTTGCAGAACCCGTTCGTCGCGGCCGAGGTGAAGCGGTACGAGTTCCAGAGCGACCAGGACCTACGGGTCGCGGTTGAGAAGGGGGTGGCCTACGACAGCCCCGTGGTGCTGGTGCAGGGGGACGAGCCCTACGTCTGGACCCCCGCCAGCAAGCGGGCCCGCGGCTTCGAAGGCGCCGTCGACACGCTCTACATCACCAACGAGTCCGACCTCCCGGCAGAGCTGACGATCAGCCTCACCACCGAGCTGCGTACGCCCGAAGCACGCGACGTGCTGTGGGCCGCCGGCGCGGTGATCACTTTCTACCTGAGCTACCTGCTGATCGCTTCGCTGCTGCGCGGCACCGGCATCGTGGCGCTGGCGACCGCCAAGGAGGCGATGGGGCAGCCGCTCTACCTGCTGCTGCTGATCGTCGGCGCCGTGGCGATGGTGGCCTTCGTGTACATCCCATACAACACGTTCGGCGAAGACGTGAAGATGCTGAAGGACTCTGGCCGGTCGCTGATCATGGTGTTCGGCATCGTCTTCGCGCTGTGGACCGCCAGCGTGTCGGTGGCGGACGAGATCGAGGGCAAAACGGCCCTCACGCTCCTCTCGAAGCCCATCAGCCGGCGCCAATTCATCCTGGGCAAGTTCCTCGGCATCGTCTGGCCGGTGGTGGTGATGTTCGTCATCCTCGGCGGGTTCCTGATGGCCGCGGTGTCGTACAAGGTGGTGTACGACTCGCGCGAGTCTTCCAACCCCACCCCCAACTGGCAAGAGTGCAACACGGAGATGATCCGCACCGTGCCGGTGCTGACGCTGGCGCTCATGGAGACGATCGTGCTGGCCTCGATCAGCCTGGCCATCTCAACGCGGCTGCCGATGCTGCCCAACCTGATCATTGTCGGCACGATCTACGTGCTGGGGCACCTGACGCCGCTGGTGGCCCAGTCGTCGGTGGGGAAGAACGAGTTTGTGTCGTTCTTTGGCCGGTTGAGCGCCGTGGTGCTGCCGGTGCTCGACCACTTCAACGTCGAGGCGGCCACGGTCGGCGCGCGCAGCGTGCCGCTAGACTACCTGCTGTGGGCGGGCGTCTACTGCCTGTTGTTCGTCACGATCGCGATGCTGGTTGCGCTGACGCTGTTCGAGGACCGCGACCTCGCGTGA
- a CDS encoding acylphosphatase — MAAQRRTVRYSGRVQGVGFRAATRRIAAAYAVTGYVQNLPDGSVRMVAEGPSDELDAFQTAIRKQMADRIAAEFSDPQPPLGDFDDFSIRY, encoded by the coding sequence ATGGCAGCACAGCGTCGCACGGTGCGGTATTCCGGTCGTGTTCAGGGGGTCGGCTTCCGCGCTGCCACTCGACGGATCGCGGCCGCCTACGCGGTCACGGGCTACGTGCAGAACCTGCCCGACGGCAGCGTGCGGATGGTGGCCGAAGGGCCCAGCGACGAACTAGACGCGTTTCAAACGGCGATCCGCAAGCAGATGGCCGACCGGATCGCTGCCGAGTTCAGCGACCCCCAGCCGCCGCTGGGGGATTTCGACGACTTTTCCATCCGTTACTAG
- a CDS encoding HAD family hydrolase: MLPDQPILAVTFDMDGLLVNSEDVYERVGSETLRRRGKSFDTALRDAMMGRPAPDALRVMIEWHNLTDHVDALVAESDATFWEMSAGALRLMPAVEQTLAAVEAKGLPKGVATSGAREYANRILTAVGIRDRFDFILTASDVTAGKPSPEIYLLAADRHGVPADRMLVLEDSATGCQAAVAAGAFAVGVPSPHTAGHAFPGAAFVADTLRDPRIAQVLAV, translated from the coding sequence ATGCTCCCGGACCAACCGATTCTTGCCGTGACCTTCGACATGGATGGGTTGCTGGTGAACAGCGAAGACGTGTACGAGCGCGTCGGCAGTGAGACCCTCCGCCGCCGCGGCAAATCGTTCGATACCGCCCTGCGCGACGCGATGATGGGGCGTCCCGCCCCCGATGCGCTGCGGGTGATGATCGAGTGGCACAACCTGACCGACCACGTGGACGCATTGGTTGCCGAGTCGGACGCTACGTTCTGGGAGATGTCCGCGGGCGCCCTGCGGTTGATGCCCGCGGTTGAGCAGACGCTGGCCGCGGTCGAGGCCAAGGGCCTCCCCAAGGGGGTGGCCACCAGCGGCGCCCGCGAGTACGCCAATCGAATCCTCACCGCCGTGGGGATCCGCGACCGCTTTGACTTCATCCTCACGGCCAGCGACGTCACGGCCGGCAAGCCCTCGCCCGAGATCTACCTGCTAGCGGCCGATCGGCACGGCGTGCCGGCCGACCGGATGTTGGTGCTGGAGGACAGCGCTACGGGCTGCCAGGCCGCCGTGGCGGCGGGCGCCTTCGCGGTGGGGGTGCCGAGCCCCCACACGGCGGGGCACGCCTTCCCGGGCGCCGCCTTCGTGGCCGACACGCTCCGCGACCCTCGGATCGCCCAGGTGCTAGCGGTGTGA